In Camelina sativa cultivar DH55 chromosome 16, Cs, whole genome shotgun sequence, a single window of DNA contains:
- the LOC104751518 gene encoding uncharacterized protein LOC104751518 — translation MVATSSSSSAHVRSISWSEDVRPLSRAIEDHLLILKKRPESARQKLGVLKNLYEVVEVFLRFQTTKTQKAFTGFEDVSDGFLEVLDICSTIRDVLMQIKEQVRELESSLRRRVIRSKSVEDQEAFVSREIDAYVFKRRALSRTIVKQLKKTEDKMKKKKKRDCGDVINVMKRVEKTSFDVLVSLLIEVVTKNQSDHKQRSRKGLVSRIFNRKNQEVDAEELKKLRETERGIEETERELESVYKKLLKTRVSFLNMLTL, via the coding sequence ATGGTTgctacttcatcatcatcaagtgcCCACGTGCGTTCAATAAGCTGGTCTGAAGACGTTCGTCCTCTGTCTCGAGCCATCGAAGATCATCTTCTAATACTAAAGAAAAGACCAGAGTCTGCTCGTCAGAAACTCGGAGTCTTAAAGAACCTGTACGAGGTTGTCGAAGTTTTCCTCCGTTTTCAAACGACGAAAACACAAAAAGCTTTCACCGGATTTGAAGACGTTTCCGACGGGTTCCTCGAGGTTCTTGATATTTGTAGCACGATCAGAGACGTTCTGATGCAGATAAAGGAACAAGTCAGGGAACTCGAATCGAGCTTGAGGAGGAGAGTGATCAGAAGCAAATCAGTAGAAGATCAAGAAGCTTTCGTGTCGCGTGAGATAGACGCGTACGTGTTTAAGAGGAGAGCCTTGAGCAGAACGATTGTGAAACAgctgaagaaaacagaggataagatgaagaaaaagaagaaaagagattgtGGAGACGTCATTAATGTGATGAAAAGAGTTGAAAAGACGAGCTTCGATGTTTTGGTGTCTTTGCTGATCGAAGTTGTGACGAAGAATCAGAGCGATCATAAGCAGAGATCGAGGAAAGGGCTTGTGTCGAGgatatttaataggaagaatCAAGAAGTTGATGCGGAGGAGCTGAAGAAGTTGAGAGAAACAGAGCGTGGgattgaagaaacagagagagagttggagaGTGTGTATAAGAAACTGTTGAAGACTAGAGTTTCTTTT